A region of Bacillus cabrialesii DNA encodes the following proteins:
- the infA gene encoding translation initiation factor IF-1 — protein sequence MAKDDVIEVEGTIVETLPNAMFKVELENGHTVLAHVSGKIRMHFIRILPGDKVTVELSPYDLTRGRITYRYK from the coding sequence ATGGCGAAAGACGATGTAATTGAAGTGGAAGGTACTATAGTCGAAACACTGCCAAACGCGATGTTCAAAGTTGAACTTGAAAATGGCCACACTGTTTTGGCTCATGTATCTGGTAAAATCCGCATGCACTTCATTCGCATTTTACCTGGAGACAAAGTTACGGTAGAATTATCTCCATATGACTTAACTCGTGGCAGGATTACGTACCGTTACAAATAA
- the rpsM gene encoding 30S ribosomal protein S13 encodes MARIAGVDIPRDKRVVISLTYIFGIGRTTAQQVLKEAGVSEDTRVRDLTEEELGKIRDIIDKLKVEGDLRREVSLNIKRLIEIGSYRGIRHRRGLPVRGQNSKNNARTRKGPRRTVANKKK; translated from the coding sequence ATGGCTCGTATTGCTGGTGTAGATATCCCACGTGACAAACGTGTTGTTATTTCTTTAACATACATCTTCGGAATTGGCCGCACAACGGCTCAGCAAGTATTAAAAGAAGCTGGAGTTTCAGAAGATACTCGTGTGCGCGATCTTACTGAAGAAGAACTTGGTAAAATCCGTGATATTATTGATAAACTGAAAGTAGAAGGTGACCTTCGCCGTGAAGTTTCTCTTAATATCAAACGTCTGATCGAAATCGGAAGCTACCGCGGAATCCGTCATCGCAGAGGATTACCTGTTCGCGGACAAAACTCTAAAAACAATGCGCGTACTCGTAAAGGTCCGCGTCGTACTGTAGCTAACAAGAAAAAATAA
- a CDS encoding energy-coupling factor transporter transmembrane component T family protein: MMDSMIIGKYVPGSSLVHRLDPRTKLITIFLFVCIVFLANNVQTYALLGLFTVGVVSLTRVPFSFLMKGLKPIIWIVLFTFLLHILMTHEGPVIFQLGVFKIYEGGLVQGIFISLRFVYLILITTLLTLTTTPIEITDGMEQLLNPLKKLKLPVHELALMMSISLRFIPTLMEETDKIMKAQMARGVDFTSGPVKDRVKAIVPLLVPLFVSAFKRAEELAVAMEARGYQGGEGRTKYRKLVWTGKDSSVIVSLMILAALLFFLRT, encoded by the coding sequence ATGATGGACAGCATGATTATCGGCAAATACGTACCGGGCTCTTCACTTGTACATCGGCTTGATCCCAGAACAAAGCTTATCACGATCTTTTTATTTGTCTGTATCGTATTCCTAGCCAATAATGTGCAGACATATGCGCTGCTTGGATTATTTACTGTAGGCGTCGTCTCTTTAACAAGAGTTCCTTTCTCTTTTTTAATGAAAGGGTTAAAGCCTATCATCTGGATTGTCCTATTTACGTTCCTGCTTCACATTTTAATGACACATGAAGGGCCGGTTATCTTTCAATTAGGCGTTTTCAAAATCTACGAGGGCGGTTTGGTTCAAGGGATATTCATTTCTCTTAGATTCGTCTATCTGATTTTAATCACAACCTTATTAACGCTGACGACGACACCGATTGAGATTACCGATGGAATGGAACAGCTGCTGAATCCATTGAAAAAATTAAAGCTTCCTGTTCACGAGCTGGCTCTTATGATGTCTATTTCTTTGAGGTTTATTCCGACCTTGATGGAGGAGACAGATAAGATCATGAAGGCTCAGATGGCGCGTGGCGTTGATTTTACAAGCGGACCTGTCAAAGACCGAGTGAAGGCTATTGTTCCGCTTCTTGTCCCGCTCTTCGTCAGTGCGTTCAAACGCGCCGAAGAGCTTGCTGTGGCAATGGAAGCAAGGGGCTATCAAGGCGGAGAGGGACGTACGAAATACAGAAAGCTGGTATGGACAGGAAAAGACTCTTCTGTCATTGTCAGCTTGATGATTTTGGCTGCTTTGTTATTTTTCTTAAGGACTTAG
- the rpsK gene encoding 30S ribosomal protein S11, which translates to MAAARKSNTRKRRVKKNIESGIAHIRSTFNNTIVTITDTHGNAISWSSAGALGFRGSRKSTPFAAQMAAETAAKGSIEHGLKTLEVTVKGPGSGREAAIRALQAAGLEVTAIRDVTPVPHNGCRPPKRRRV; encoded by the coding sequence ATGGCTGCTGCTCGTAAATCTAACACGCGTAAACGTCGCGTGAAAAAGAATATTGAGTCTGGAATTGCTCATATTCGTTCAACTTTCAATAACACGATCGTTACGATCACTGACACTCATGGTAATGCTATTTCTTGGTCTAGTGCCGGAGCTTTAGGATTCAGAGGTTCTCGTAAATCTACTCCTTTTGCTGCACAAATGGCTGCTGAAACAGCTGCTAAAGGTTCAATCGAACATGGTCTTAAAACTCTAGAGGTTACTGTTAAAGGACCTGGTTCAGGCCGTGAAGCTGCAATCCGTGCACTTCAAGCTGCTGGACTAGAAGTCACTGCTATCAGAGACGTAACTCCTGTTCCTCATAACGGATGCCGTCCACCAAAACGTCGCCGCGTGTAA
- a CDS encoding energy-coupling factor ABC transporter ATP-binding protein, producing MDITIKDVEHRYQMKTPFERLALYDINASIKEGSYVAVIGHTGSGKSTLLQHLNGLLKPTKGQISLGSTVIQAGKKNKELKALRKKVGIVFQFPEHQLFEETVLKDISFGPMNFGVKKEDAEQKAREMLQLVGLSEELLDRSPFELSGGQMRRVAIAGVLAMDPEVLVLDEPTAGLDPRGRKEIMDMFYELHQRGNLTTILVTHSMEDAAAYADEMIVMHKGTIQASGSPRDLFSQGEEMAGWGLDLPETIKFQRQLEAALGVRFKGPMLTIEDAAAQIRALFQGEKTL from the coding sequence ATGGACATTACAATCAAAGATGTAGAACATCGTTATCAGATGAAGACGCCGTTTGAGCGCCTTGCACTGTATGATATCAATGCATCGATTAAAGAAGGCAGCTATGTAGCCGTTATCGGGCATACAGGCTCTGGCAAGTCCACTCTTCTTCAGCACCTGAATGGTCTCCTGAAGCCGACGAAGGGACAGATATCACTAGGCAGCACTGTTATTCAGGCAGGGAAAAAGAATAAAGAGCTAAAAGCCCTTCGAAAAAAAGTCGGAATCGTTTTCCAATTTCCTGAGCATCAATTATTCGAAGAAACAGTTCTTAAAGATATTTCATTCGGACCGATGAACTTTGGTGTGAAAAAAGAAGATGCTGAACAAAAAGCGAGAGAGATGCTGCAGCTTGTAGGTTTATCAGAAGAGCTTTTGGACAGATCGCCTTTTGAATTAAGCGGGGGGCAAATGCGCAGAGTTGCAATCGCCGGCGTACTTGCAATGGATCCTGAGGTACTTGTTCTTGATGAACCGACTGCAGGATTGGACCCAAGAGGGCGAAAAGAGATTATGGACATGTTTTATGAGCTTCATCAACGGGGAAACCTGACGACAATCCTAGTGACACACAGCATGGAGGATGCAGCTGCATACGCTGATGAAATGATTGTCATGCATAAAGGAACGATACAAGCATCAGGCAGTCCGCGTGATCTATTTTCACAAGGTGAAGAGATGGCTGGCTGGGGGCTGGATCTTCCGGAAACAATAAAATTCCAAAGACAGCTGGAAGCTGCACTAGGTGTCAGATTTAAAGGGCCTATGCTTACAATTGAAGATGCCGCAGCTCAAATCCGTGCTCTTTTTCAGGGGGAGAAGACCTTATGA
- the rpmJ gene encoding 50S ribosomal protein L36 encodes MKVRPSVKPICEKCKVIRRKGKVMVICENPKHKQKQG; translated from the coding sequence ATGAAAGTGAGACCATCAGTTAAACCAATCTGCGAAAAATGTAAAGTTATTCGCAGAAAAGGAAAAGTAATGGTGATCTGTGAAAATCCAAAGCATAAACAAAAACAAGGATAA
- the truA gene encoding tRNA pseudouridine(38-40) synthase TruA — MRLKCTISYDGHLFNGYQVQPGKRTVQDELEKALAVLHKSKDRIPVVSSGRTDSGVHAAGQVIHFDSPLSIPAERWPYALNALLPDDIAVKQAEIADDGFHARFSAVKKEYRYFVYTEKHPDVFKRHYAYHFSYHLNVQNMREAAKHLIGTHDFTSFCAAKTEVQDKVRTIYELDWTETDDGLQMRIIGSGFLYNMVRIIAGTLLDAGIGKIFPDDVKSMLEAKDREAAGRTAPGHGLYLWNVYYDN, encoded by the coding sequence ATGAGACTGAAATGCACGATTTCTTATGACGGACATTTGTTTAATGGATATCAGGTGCAACCGGGCAAAAGGACGGTTCAGGATGAACTTGAGAAGGCTTTGGCTGTCCTGCATAAGTCGAAAGACAGAATTCCGGTCGTATCGTCAGGAAGAACAGACAGCGGGGTTCACGCAGCCGGACAAGTCATACATTTTGATAGTCCGCTGTCTATCCCGGCGGAGAGATGGCCGTATGCCTTAAATGCACTGCTTCCGGACGATATCGCAGTCAAACAGGCAGAAATTGCGGATGATGGGTTCCATGCACGATTTAGCGCAGTCAAAAAAGAATATCGCTACTTTGTATACACGGAGAAACACCCGGACGTATTTAAACGGCATTACGCTTACCATTTTTCATATCACCTTAATGTGCAGAACATGAGAGAAGCGGCAAAGCATCTTATAGGAACACATGATTTTACAAGTTTTTGCGCGGCTAAAACAGAAGTGCAGGACAAGGTAAGAACGATTTACGAACTTGATTGGACTGAGACGGATGACGGCCTGCAAATGCGGATCATAGGCAGCGGTTTCTTATACAATATGGTCAGAATTATTGCAGGTACTTTGCTTGATGCAGGTATTGGAAAAATTTTTCCCGATGATGTGAAATCCATGCTGGAAGCGAAGGATCGCGAAGCGGCAGGCCGCACAGCACCGGGGCATGGACTATATTTATGGAACGTTTACTATGACAACTAA
- a CDS encoding energy-coupling factor ABC transporter ATP-binding protein: MNQNQLISVEDIVFRYRKDAEGRALDGVSLQVYEGEWLAIVGHNGSGKSTLARALNGLILPESGDIMVAGIQLTEESVWEVRKKIGMVFQNPDNQFVGTTVRDDVAFGLENNGVPREEMIERVDWAVKQVNMQDFLDQEPHHLSGGQKQRVAIAGVIAARPDIIILDEATSMLDPIGREEVLETVRHLKDQGMATVISITHDLNEAAKADRIIVMNGGKKYAEGPPEEIFKLNKELVQIGLDLPFSFQLSQLLRKNGLALEENHLTQEGLVKELWTLQSKM, translated from the coding sequence ATGAATCAAAATCAGTTGATATCGGTAGAGGATATCGTTTTTCGATATCGGAAAGACGCAGAAGGACGAGCACTAGACGGCGTCTCCCTGCAGGTGTATGAGGGTGAATGGCTTGCAATTGTAGGTCATAACGGTTCAGGGAAATCAACACTGGCTCGGGCATTGAATGGTTTAATCCTTCCTGAATCAGGTGACATAATGGTTGCCGGGATTCAATTGACAGAGGAATCGGTTTGGGAAGTGCGTAAGAAGATAGGTATGGTCTTTCAAAATCCGGATAACCAATTTGTCGGAACGACTGTTCGCGATGATGTGGCTTTTGGTTTAGAAAACAATGGTGTACCGCGGGAAGAAATGATTGAGAGAGTAGACTGGGCAGTAAAACAGGTAAATATGCAAGATTTTCTCGATCAAGAGCCGCACCATCTCTCCGGAGGCCAAAAGCAGAGAGTTGCGATTGCGGGGGTTATCGCCGCACGTCCTGATATTATTATCTTAGATGAAGCAACATCCATGCTTGATCCGATCGGGCGAGAAGAAGTGCTTGAAACGGTAAGACATTTAAAGGATCAGGGCATGGCGACTGTTATTTCCATCACACATGATCTGAATGAGGCAGCAAAAGCAGACAGGATCATTGTCATGAATGGCGGTAAAAAATATGCCGAAGGGCCGCCTGAAGAGATTTTCAAATTGAATAAAGAACTTGTTCAAATTGGGCTTGATTTACCCTTCTCATTCCAGCTTAGCCAGCTTTTAAGAAAAAATGGACTGGCTTTGGAAGAAAATCATTTGACTCAGGAAGGGCTGGTGAAAGAGCTATGGACATTACAATCAAAGATGTAG
- the rplM gene encoding 50S ribosomal protein L13, whose amino-acid sequence MRTTPMANASTIERKWLVVDAAGKTLGRLSTEVASILRGKHKPTYTPHVDTGDHVIIINAEKIELTGKKLTDKIYYRHTQHPGGLKSRTALEMRTNYPEKMLELAIKGMLPKGSLGRQMFKKLNVYRGSEHPHEAQKPEVYELRG is encoded by the coding sequence ATGCGTACAACACCTATGGCTAACGCAAGTACTATTGAACGCAAGTGGTTAGTTGTTGATGCTGCTGGCAAGACTTTAGGTCGTCTTTCTACAGAAGTTGCATCTATCCTTCGCGGAAAACACAAACCAACTTATACACCACACGTTGATACAGGAGATCATGTGATCATCATCAACGCTGAAAAAATCGAGTTAACTGGTAAAAAGTTAACTGACAAAATCTACTACCGTCACACTCAACATCCAGGCGGATTAAAATCAAGAACTGCTCTTGAAATGCGTACAAACTACCCTGAGAAAATGCTTGAGCTTGCTATCAAAGGCATGCTTCCAAAAGGTTCTCTAGGTCGTCAAATGTTCAAAAAATTGAACGTATACCGTGGTTCTGAGCATCCACACGAAGCACAAAAACCTGAAGTTTACGAACTTCGCGGTTAA
- a CDS encoding DNA-directed RNA polymerase subunit alpha yields MIEIEKPKIETVEISDDAKFGKFVVEPLERGYGTTLGNSLRRILLSSLPGAAVTSIQIDGVLHEFSTIEGVVEDVTTIILHIKKLALKIYSDEEKTLEIDVQGEGTVTAADITHDSDVEILNPDLHIATLGENASFRVRLTAQRGRGYTPADANKRDDQPIGVIPIDSIYTPVSRVSYQVENTRVGQVANYDKLTLDVWTDGSTGPKEAIALGSKILTEHLNIFVGLTDEAQHAEIMVEKEEDQKEKVLEMTIEELDLSVRSYNCLKRAGINTVQELANKTEEDMMKVRNLGRKSLEEVKAKLEELGLGLRKDD; encoded by the coding sequence ATGATCGAGATTGAAAAACCAAAAATCGAAACGGTTGAAATCAGCGACGATGCCAAATTTGGTAAGTTTGTCGTAGAGCCACTTGAGCGTGGATATGGTACAACTCTGGGTAACTCCTTACGTCGTATCCTCTTATCCTCACTCCCTGGTGCCGCTGTAACATCAATCCAGATAGATGGTGTACTGCACGAATTCTCGACAATTGAAGGCGTTGTGGAAGATGTTACAACGATTATCTTACACATTAAAAAGCTTGCATTGAAAATCTACTCTGATGAAGAGAAGACGTTAGAAATTGATGTACAGGGTGAAGGAACTGTAACGGCAGCTGATATTACACACGATAGTGATGTAGAGATCTTAAATCCTGATCTTCATATCGCGACTCTTGGTGAGAATGCGAGTTTCCGAGTTCGCCTTACTGCTCAAAGAGGACGTGGGTATACGCCTGCTGACGCAAACAAGAGAGACGATCAGCCAATCGGCGTGATTCCGATCGATTCTATCTATACGCCAGTTTCTCGTGTATCTTATCAGGTAGAGAACACTCGTGTAGGCCAAGTTGCAAACTATGACAAACTTACACTTGATGTTTGGACTGATGGAAGCACTGGACCGAAAGAAGCCATTGCGCTTGGTTCAAAGATTTTAACTGAACACCTTAATATATTCGTTGGTTTAACTGACGAAGCTCAGCATGCTGAAATCATGGTTGAAAAAGAAGAAGATCAAAAAGAGAAAGTTCTTGAAATGACAATTGAAGAATTGGATCTTTCTGTTCGCTCTTACAACTGCTTAAAGCGTGCGGGTATTAACACGGTTCAAGAGCTTGCGAACAAGACGGAAGAAGATATGATGAAAGTTCGTAATCTAGGACGCAAATCACTTGAAGAAGTGAAAGCGAAACTAGAAGAACTTGGACTCGGACTTCGCAAAGACGATTGA
- the rplQ gene encoding 50S ribosomal protein L17 produces the protein MSYRKLGRTSAQRKAMLRDLTTDLIINERIETTETRAKELRSVVEKMITLGKRGDLHARRQAAAYIRNEVANEENNQDALQKLFSDIATRYEERQGGYTRIMKLGPRRGDGAPMAIIELV, from the coding sequence ATGTCATACAGAAAACTAGGACGTACGAGTGCACAGCGTAAAGCTATGCTTCGTGATCTTACAACTGATTTGATCATCAACGAAAGAATCGAAACAACTGAAACACGTGCGAAAGAACTTCGCTCTGTAGTTGAAAAAATGATCACGCTTGGCAAACGCGGTGATCTTCACGCTCGCCGTCAAGCTGCTGCATACATCCGCAACGAGGTTGCAAACGAAGAAAATAACCAAGATGCACTTCAAAAATTATTCTCTGACATTGCAACTCGTTACGAGGAGCGCCAAGGTGGATACACACGTATTATGAAGCTTGGTCCTCGCCGTGGTGACGGAGCACCAATGGCAATTATCGAATTGGTTTAA